A region from the Streptomyces sp. 3214.6 genome encodes:
- a CDS encoding YceI family protein, producing the protein MLTGRDRTTSPGSGTYAAVTGAYTIDPAHTTVGFSVRHAMISNIRGRFDRFEGLLLLNGSDPSRSTAYMSVQTDSIDTGIQERDAHLRGPEFFDSATFPLMAFRSTGIVQRGDDEFRLTGGLRIKDVELPLDIDLVYGGVGVGVDGQHRVGFEGTATLRRSDWGLTWNTTLQAGGVLVSDKVTLALDISAVRIDQDAAA; encoded by the coding sequence ATGCTCACAGGACGCGACCGAACCACTTCTCCCGGATCCGGCACTTACGCGGCAGTCACCGGTGCCTACACCATCGATCCGGCCCACACGACGGTCGGATTCTCCGTCCGGCACGCCATGATCTCCAACATTCGCGGCAGGTTCGACCGTTTCGAGGGCCTCCTCCTGCTGAACGGCTCCGACCCCTCCCGGTCGACGGCGTACATGAGTGTCCAGACCGACAGCATCGACACGGGGATCCAGGAACGCGACGCGCACCTGAGAGGACCCGAGTTCTTCGACTCCGCGACGTTTCCCCTGATGGCCTTCCGCTCCACGGGAATCGTCCAGCGCGGCGACGACGAGTTCCGTCTCACCGGCGGCTTGCGCATCAAGGACGTCGAGCTGCCGCTGGACATCGATCTCGTCTACGGCGGCGTCGGCGTCGGCGTCGACGGACAGCACCGGGTCGGCTTCGAGGGTACGGCCACCCTGCGACGTTCGGACTGGGGGCTCACCTGGAACACGACTCTGCAGGCAGGAGGCGTGCTCGTCAGTGACAAGGTGACTCTGGCCCTGGACATCTCGGCGGTACGGATCGATCAGGACGCGGCGGCGTGA
- a CDS encoding L-aspartate oxidase — protein sequence MVLVIGTGGAGLRASIELAEAGVDVMAVGKRPKEDTHTSLAAGGINAALATMDPEDSWQQHAADTLKESYLLGDPRTAEIVTQGAALGIDDLERYGMAFAREEDGRISQRFFGAHKFRRTAFAGDYTGLEIQRTLVRRASQLNIPMLDSVYITRLLVHDGAVFGAYGFDLTNGQRHLIHADAVILAAGGHTRIWRRTSSRRDENTGDSFRLAVEAGARLRDPELVQFHPSGIIEPENAAGTLVSEAARGEGGILRNALGERFMTRYDPQRMELSTRDRVALASYTEIKEGRGTPNGGVWLDVSHLPRQTIMNRLPRVYQTLLDLQMLDITRDPIEVAPTAHYSMGGVWVRPEDHSTDVRGLYAIGEASSGLHGANRLGGNSLIELLVYGRITGQAAAAYSESLTAQPRSAAAIAQARGEVDELLAADGPENVRALQRAIRNTMTEHAGVVRDEEGLRTGLAELDTIEKRMENVGVHPDIAGFQDLAHAFDLKSAALAARATLEAALERRETRGCHNRSDYPGMDPALRVNLVWSPTTGITHESIPSIPKEITSLMEDVSTDGKLVE from the coding sequence ATGGTGCTGGTGATCGGTACCGGCGGGGCCGGCCTCAGGGCGTCGATCGAGCTGGCCGAGGCCGGTGTCGATGTCATGGCCGTCGGCAAACGCCCCAAAGAGGACACCCACACATCCCTGGCCGCCGGTGGGATCAACGCGGCCCTGGCCACGATGGACCCCGAGGACAGCTGGCAGCAGCACGCCGCCGACACTCTCAAGGAGAGCTACCTGCTCGGCGATCCCCGCACCGCCGAGATCGTCACCCAGGGCGCCGCCCTGGGCATCGACGACCTGGAGCGCTACGGCATGGCCTTCGCCAGGGAGGAGGACGGCCGTATCTCGCAGCGCTTCTTCGGCGCGCACAAGTTCCGGCGCACCGCCTTCGCCGGCGACTACACGGGCCTGGAGATCCAGCGCACCCTCGTCCGGCGCGCGAGCCAGTTGAACATACCCATGCTCGACAGCGTCTACATCACCCGCCTCCTCGTGCACGACGGTGCAGTCTTCGGTGCTTACGGCTTCGACCTCACCAACGGACAGCGTCACCTCATCCACGCCGACGCCGTGATCCTTGCGGCCGGTGGCCACACCCGCATCTGGCGACGCACCTCTTCGCGCCGTGACGAAAACACCGGCGACTCCTTCCGCCTGGCCGTCGAGGCCGGTGCCCGGCTGCGCGACCCCGAGTTGGTCCAGTTCCACCCGTCCGGAATCATCGAGCCGGAGAACGCCGCGGGCACCCTCGTCAGCGAGGCCGCCCGCGGTGAGGGCGGCATCCTGCGCAACGCCCTCGGCGAGCGATTCATGACCCGCTACGACCCGCAGCGCATGGAACTGTCCACGCGCGACCGCGTGGCCCTCGCCTCCTACACCGAGATCAAGGAGGGGCGTGGCACCCCCAACGGCGGCGTGTGGCTCGACGTCTCCCACCTGCCTCGGCAGACGATCATGAATCGACTGCCCCGGGTCTACCAGACGCTTCTGGACCTCCAGATGCTCGACATCACTCGCGACCCCATCGAGGTCGCCCCCACGGCTCACTACTCGATGGGCGGCGTCTGGGTCCGTCCCGAGGACCACAGCACGGACGTCCGCGGCCTGTACGCCATCGGCGAGGCGTCGAGCGGCCTGCACGGTGCCAACCGCCTCGGCGGCAACAGCCTCATCGAGCTCCTCGTCTACGGCCGCATCACGGGCCAGGCCGCTGCCGCCTACTCCGAGTCACTCACCGCCCAGCCCCGGTCCGCGGCAGCCATCGCCCAGGCCCGTGGCGAGGTCGACGAACTCCTCGCCGCCGACGGACCCGAGAACGTCCGCGCCCTGCAGCGCGCCATCCGCAACACCATGACCGAACACGCGGGCGTCGTCCGCGACGAGGAGGGCCTGCGCACCGGTCTGGCGGAACTGGACACCATCGAGAAGCGTATGGAGAACGTCGGCGTCCACCCCGACATCGCCGGGTTCCAGGACCTCGCGCATGCCTTCGACCTCAAATCGGCCGCTCTGGCTGCCCGCGCCACCCTCGAAGCGGCACTTGAACGCCGGGAGACCCGCGGCTGCCACAACCGCAGCGACTACCCCGGCATGGATCCCGCTCTCCGCGTCAACCTCGTGTGGTCCCCGACCACGGGAATCACCCACGAAAGCATCCCCTCCATCCCGAAGGAGATCACCTCACTCATGGAGGACGTCTCCACCGACGGAAAGCTCGTCGAGTAA
- a CDS encoding SDR family oxidoreductase gives MKVVVIGGTGLIGSKVVAGLGEHGHEAVAASPNTGVNTLTGEGLAEVLQGASVVVDVSNSPSFEDEAVMEFFRTSTTNLLKAETQAGVAHHVALSVVGTDRLQGSGYFRAKQVQEDLIKASGNPYSIVHATQFFEFAKGLADGVTQGDTVHLPDAKIQPIVSDDVAVAVARTAVGAPVGGVVEVAGPEAFQLEEFIRMGLTALNDPRKIVTDPQATYWGAPLQENTLLPGPDAHIAETRFADWLSRQK, from the coding sequence ATGAAGGTCGTAGTGATCGGTGGGACCGGGCTCATCGGCTCGAAGGTGGTCGCCGGGCTTGGCGAGCACGGGCACGAGGCGGTCGCGGCGTCCCCCAACACCGGCGTCAACACGCTGACGGGTGAGGGCCTTGCCGAGGTCCTGCAGGGTGCGTCAGTGGTGGTCGACGTGTCGAACTCGCCCTCGTTCGAGGACGAGGCTGTCATGGAGTTCTTCCGCACCTCGACGACCAACCTGCTGAAGGCGGAGACCCAGGCCGGCGTGGCGCATCACGTGGCGCTGTCCGTGGTCGGCACCGACCGTCTCCAGGGGAGCGGGTACTTCCGCGCCAAGCAGGTCCAGGAAGACCTGATCAAGGCGTCCGGCAACCCCTACTCCATCGTCCACGCCACCCAGTTCTTCGAGTTCGCGAAGGGACTCGCCGACGGGGTCACCCAGGGTGACACCGTGCACCTCCCCGACGCCAAGATCCAGCCCATCGTCTCCGACGACGTGGCCGTGGCCGTCGCCCGCACCGCGGTCGGCGCACCGGTGGGAGGCGTGGTGGAGGTCGCCGGTCCTGAGGCGTTCCAGCTGGAGGAGTTCATCCGCATGGGACTGACCGCCCTGAACGACCCCCGCAAGATCGTCACGGATCCGCAGGCGACGTACTGGGGCGCCCCGCTGCAGGAGAACACACTCCTGCCCGGCCCGGACGCGCACATCGCGGAGACCCGCTTCGCCGACTGGCTGTCACGGCAGAAGTAA